The following are encoded together in the Acidovorax sp. KKS102 genome:
- a CDS encoding LD-carboxypeptidase, with translation MHDHHHDHSQCDHDHGPKHIYIYSPSSAVRDKAAFKRGIARLKAQGHEVEVDVDALATHTRFAGDDATRLAAIHRAAASGADVALISRGGYGLTRILPGIRYKAVAKAIEKGTHFVGVSDFTAFQTAVLAQTGATTWAGPSLGADFGVEGEPDDIMEACFEDLLTGHGEGTGWRMHKEKPHATTGKPAVPNVYVKSATLWGGNLAVLASLVGTPYFPQVKGGVLFVEDVHEHPYRIERMLTQLLHAGVLAQQKAVVLGQFTNFKLAPHDKGYKLQSVVDWLRTQIKAPVLTNLPFGHVETKVLLPVGATVSLSVEERDALIYWGHQH, from the coding sequence TTGCACGACCACCATCACGACCACTCCCAGTGCGACCACGACCACGGTCCCAAGCACATCTACATTTATTCGCCCTCCAGCGCCGTGCGCGACAAGGCGGCCTTCAAGCGAGGCATTGCGCGGCTCAAGGCCCAGGGCCATGAGGTGGAGGTGGATGTGGACGCGCTGGCCACGCACACGCGTTTTGCGGGTGACGACGCCACCCGGCTGGCTGCTATCCACCGTGCAGCGGCCAGCGGCGCCGATGTGGCGCTGATCTCGCGCGGGGGCTATGGCCTCACGCGCATCCTGCCGGGCATCCGCTACAAGGCGGTTGCCAAGGCCATCGAAAAGGGCACGCACTTTGTGGGCGTGAGCGACTTTACCGCCTTCCAGACCGCCGTGTTGGCCCAAACCGGGGCCACCACCTGGGCGGGGCCCTCACTGGGGGCCGATTTTGGGGTGGAGGGCGAGCCCGACGACATCATGGAAGCCTGCTTTGAAGACCTGCTGACCGGTCACGGCGAGGGCACTGGCTGGCGCATGCACAAGGAAAAGCCCCATGCCACCACTGGCAAGCCGGCTGTGCCCAACGTCTATGTGAAAAGCGCCACCCTGTGGGGCGGCAACCTCGCAGTGCTGGCATCGCTGGTGGGTACGCCGTATTTCCCGCAGGTCAAGGGCGGAGTGCTGTTTGTAGAAGATGTGCACGAGCATCCCTACCGCATTGAACGCATGCTGACCCAGCTGCTGCATGCCGGTGTGCTGGCCCAGCAAAAGGCCGTGGTGCTGGGGCAGTTCACCAATTTCAAGCTGGCGCCGCACGACAAGGGCTATAAGCTGCAGTCGGTGGTGGACTGGCTGCGCACCCAGATCAAGGCTCCCGTGCTGACCAACCTGCCGTTCGGGCATGTCGAGACCAAGGTATTGCTGCCCGTGGGCGCCACGGTGTCGTTGTCGGTGGAAGAGCGGGACGCGCTGATCTATTGGGGGCACCAGCACTGA
- a CDS encoding asparaginase, giving the protein MGFVPLIEVTRGNLAECQHWGAVAVADRNGRVLAQAGDPYTVTFTRSTIKAFQALPFMQSGGAQALGWGADELALLCASHNGEAMHVEQVERMLGSVGQNYRALRCGCHRPLFAELGLGSLPDGFVPDERHNNCSGKHAGFVAHCVQQGWPLDNHLDPAHPLQRAIRNLVAQAVGLAPEQLAMGIDGCSAPNYAMPLAHLARGYARLAGGAPDTDLDQSLTALADAMVQRPELGSGTGRHDLDFMRAGRGDWVSKTGADGVQVVGSRSRGEAFALKIMDGNMVAQVAAAVEVMDQLGWLDAAQQEALAPRRNAVIRNGKGLVVGGRRPVFRLQRAAA; this is encoded by the coding sequence ATGGGTTTTGTTCCGCTGATCGAAGTGACCCGGGGTAATCTTGCCGAATGCCAGCACTGGGGCGCCGTGGCGGTGGCCGACCGCAACGGCCGCGTGCTGGCGCAGGCGGGCGACCCTTACACGGTCACGTTCACTCGCTCCACCATCAAGGCATTTCAGGCCCTGCCATTCATGCAGTCTGGCGGCGCCCAGGCGCTGGGCTGGGGCGCGGATGAACTGGCGCTGCTGTGCGCCAGCCACAACGGCGAGGCCATGCATGTCGAGCAGGTCGAGCGCATGCTGGGCAGTGTGGGGCAGAACTACCGCGCCCTGCGCTGCGGCTGCCACCGGCCGCTGTTTGCCGAGCTGGGGCTGGGTTCGCTGCCAGACGGCTTTGTGCCGGACGAACGCCACAACAACTGCAGCGGCAAACACGCAGGTTTTGTCGCCCATTGCGTGCAGCAGGGCTGGCCACTCGACAACCATCTGGACCCTGCGCACCCGTTGCAGCGGGCGATTCGTAACCTCGTGGCGCAGGCCGTGGGGCTGGCGCCCGAGCAACTGGCCATGGGCATCGACGGATGCTCCGCCCCCAACTACGCCATGCCGCTCGCGCACCTGGCGCGGGGCTATGCGCGCCTGGCGGGTGGGGCGCCCGACACGGATCTGGACCAGAGTCTGACCGCGCTGGCCGACGCCATGGTGCAACGCCCGGAGCTGGGCTCTGGCACCGGGCGGCATGATCTGGATTTCATGCGGGCAGGGCGGGGCGATTGGGTCTCGAAGACCGGAGCCGACGGGGTGCAGGTGGTGGGCAGCCGCAGCCGTGGCGAGGCCTTTGCCCTCAAGATCATGGACGGCAACATGGTGGCGCAGGTGGCGGCGGCCGTGGAGGTGATGGACCAGTTGGGATGGCTGGATGCAGCCCAGCAGGAGGCCCTGGCGCCTCGCAGAAACGCCGTCATTCGCAATGGCAAGGGGTTGGTGGTGGGCGGCCGGCGGCCGGTCTTTCGCTTGCAACGCGCAGCGGCTTGA
- a CDS encoding phosphotransferase yields MSNFDHFVGTRPVSDQHAFDIEALTAWLSKNMEGFAGPLTVEMFKGGQSNPTYKLITPSTSYVMRAKPGPVAKLLPSAHAIEREFAVMSGLYGTDVPVPRMFVLCEDESVIGRAFYVMECMQGRVLWDQSLPGMTPAERGDIYNEMNRVIAALHTVKFADRGLANYGKPGNYFDRQIGRWSKQYVASITQPIEEMDRLMEWLPANMPASARDEGHVSIVHGDFRLDNLMFHPTEPRVIAVLDWELSTLGHPLADFSYHCMSWHIPASLGRGIAGLDLGALGIPDEDTYIRRYCERTGIATPEALRADWNFYLAYNMFRIAAILQGIAKRVEAGTASSAQAKASGDTARPMAQLAWSFAQRG; encoded by the coding sequence ATGAGCAACTTTGACCATTTCGTCGGCACCCGCCCTGTTTCCGATCAGCATGCTTTTGACATCGAAGCGCTGACCGCATGGCTCTCCAAGAACATGGAGGGCTTTGCTGGCCCGCTGACAGTGGAGATGTTCAAGGGCGGGCAGTCCAACCCCACCTACAAGCTCATCACGCCCAGCACCAGCTATGTCATGCGCGCCAAGCCCGGGCCCGTGGCCAAGCTGCTGCCGTCGGCCCATGCCATCGAGCGCGAGTTTGCGGTGATGAGCGGCCTGTACGGCACCGACGTACCCGTGCCGCGCATGTTTGTGCTGTGCGAGGACGAGTCGGTGATCGGGCGTGCCTTCTACGTGATGGAGTGCATGCAGGGCCGCGTGCTGTGGGACCAATCCCTGCCGGGCATGACGCCTGCTGAACGCGGTGACATCTACAACGAGATGAACCGGGTGATCGCAGCGCTGCACACCGTCAAGTTTGCGGACCGTGGCCTGGCCAACTACGGCAAGCCTGGCAACTACTTTGACCGCCAGATCGGCCGTTGGAGCAAGCAGTACGTAGCCTCCATCACGCAGCCCATCGAAGAGATGGACCGCCTGATGGAATGGTTGCCCGCCAACATGCCCGCCAGCGCGCGGGATGAGGGCCACGTATCCATCGTGCACGGCGACTTTCGTTTGGACAACCTGATGTTCCACCCCACCGAGCCCCGCGTGATTGCCGTGCTGGACTGGGAACTGTCCACGCTGGGCCACCCTCTGGCGGACTTCAGCTACCACTGCATGAGCTGGCACATTCCCGCATCGCTCGGGCGTGGCATTGCGGGGCTGGACCTAGGCGCCCTGGGCATTCCCGACGAAGACACCTACATCCGCCGCTACTGCGAGCGCACCGGCATCGCCACGCCCGAAGCCTTGCGCGCGGACTGGAACTTCTACCTCGCCTACAACATGTTCCGCATCGCCGCGATTCTGCAGGGCATTGCCAAGCGGGTAGAGGCCGGCACAGCCTCCAGCGCCCAGGCCAAGGCCTCTGGCGACACCGCACGGCCCATGGCCCAGCTGGCCTGGTCGTTTGCCCAACGCGGCTGA
- a CDS encoding adenylate/guanylate cyclase domain-containing protein, translating into MSVLSTVVFADISGSTSLYETLGNERATEAVTQVTQWISDTIEAHAGRVVKKLGDGVLCVFGDAASAVTATTHMLRQHQARLDRWPQPLRMDIRVGVASGEVVDVDGDCYGDAVNVASRLCERAGPAEIWATETTVLLAGAAADVWYRKLGLMEIRGKAELQMLYQVEWRENEEPDSLTMQAALVSSFAPADSILGQIQFSWHGVDMSFTSSDAPVHVGRATHAQLCINDPRVSRLHARIDWRNSGFVLTDMSSFGTWVRFDGSDSPVRLRRDACILHGTGQIALGVPFTESSAPVMNFQVSGTSVHLG; encoded by the coding sequence ATGAGTGTGTTGTCGACGGTGGTCTTCGCAGACATCTCGGGCAGCACCTCGTTGTATGAAACGCTGGGCAACGAGCGCGCCACCGAGGCGGTGACTCAGGTCACGCAGTGGATCAGTGACACCATCGAGGCGCATGCGGGCCGCGTGGTCAAGAAGCTGGGCGACGGGGTTTTGTGTGTGTTTGGTGATGCGGCCAGTGCCGTGACTGCCACCACTCACATGCTGCGCCAGCACCAGGCACGTCTGGACCGGTGGCCGCAGCCGCTGCGCATGGACATCCGCGTGGGAGTGGCCAGTGGCGAGGTGGTCGATGTGGATGGCGACTGTTACGGTGATGCCGTCAATGTGGCCTCTCGCCTGTGCGAGCGCGCGGGCCCCGCCGAAATCTGGGCCACCGAGACGACTGTGCTGCTGGCGGGGGCCGCTGCCGATGTGTGGTACCGCAAGCTGGGCCTGATGGAAATTCGCGGCAAGGCCGAGCTGCAGATGCTCTACCAGGTGGAGTGGCGCGAGAACGAAGAGCCTGACTCGCTCACCATGCAGGCGGCGCTGGTCAGCAGCTTTGCCCCGGCCGATTCCATCCTGGGGCAGATCCAGTTTTCCTGGCATGGCGTGGACATGTCGTTCACCTCGTCGGACGCGCCCGTGCATGTGGGGCGTGCCACCCATGCCCAGCTGTGCATCAACGACCCCCGCGTCTCACGACTGCATGCGCGCATCGACTGGCGCAACAGCGGCTTTGTGCTGACCGACATGAGCAGCTTTGGCACCTGGGTGCGGTTTGACGGCAGCGACTCGCCCGTGCGGCTGCGCCGCGATGCCTGCATCCTGCATGGCACGGGGCAGATTGCGCTGGGGGTTCCTTTCACCGAGTCCAGTGCCCCGGTCATGAACTTTCAGGTGTCCGGCACCAGCGTTCATCTGGGCTGA
- a CDS encoding Crp/Fnr family transcriptional regulator, whose protein sequence is MDDPILTIEEREAINSGRWFSSLSPSLRHDILRCAYVKRFKDGGLIAARGDPPEEWIACARGAVRVSSTSISGKQITLTYVEPGIWFGDVAIFDGDRRTHDAYAHGDTTILCVAKADFRKILAVHTELYEAMLRLHARRIRQLFGLVEDLNTLPLRSRLAKQLVHLVRSYGVPSLSDGSEMRISLQLAQEELAQLLGASRQRVNQELKAMEREDAIRIEPGGLVVRDREALMRIAEADN, encoded by the coding sequence ATGGACGACCCGATTCTTACTATCGAAGAACGTGAAGCGATCAACTCCGGTCGCTGGTTTTCATCACTCTCACCTTCGCTACGCCACGACATCCTCCGATGTGCTTACGTCAAACGCTTCAAGGACGGCGGCCTGATTGCCGCACGCGGGGATCCACCCGAGGAGTGGATTGCTTGCGCACGGGGTGCGGTGCGGGTGAGCTCCACCTCCATCTCTGGCAAGCAGATCACGCTGACGTATGTGGAGCCGGGCATCTGGTTTGGCGACGTGGCGATCTTCGACGGGGACCGGCGCACGCACGACGCCTACGCGCATGGCGACACCACGATCCTGTGCGTTGCCAAGGCCGACTTCCGCAAGATCCTGGCCGTACACACCGAGCTGTACGAGGCCATGCTGCGCCTGCATGCGCGTCGCATTCGCCAGCTGTTCGGTCTGGTGGAAGACCTCAACACGTTGCCCCTGCGCTCACGCCTGGCCAAACAGCTGGTGCACCTGGTGCGCAGCTATGGGGTACCCAGCCTGTCGGACGGCAGCGAGATGCGCATCAGCCTGCAACTGGCGCAGGAAGAACTGGCCCAACTGCTGGGCGCGTCACGCCAACGCGTGAACCAGGAGCTCAAGGCCATGGAACGCGAAGACGCGATCCGCATCGAGCCGGGCGGCCTGGTGGTGCGTGACCGCGAAGCCCTCATGCGCATCGCAGAAGCCGACAACTGA
- the tadA gene encoding tRNA adenosine(34) deaminase TadA translates to MKTADDAHWMRLALAEAQAAASAGEVPVGAIVVKDGQVIATGRNAPVQGHDPTAHAEIVALRAAAQRLGNYRLDGCSLYVTLEPCAMCSGAMLHARLARVVYGAVEPKTGAAGSVLNLFGHAEINHQTEVQGGVLAEECGGLLSHFFAQRRRQQRAEALARHPLRDDALRTPEEAFANLPGYPWAPHYLSDLPSLAGLRLHYLDEGPRDARRTWLCLHGNPAWSYLYRRMLPAFLAAGDRAVAPDLIGFGKSDKPKKEGAHQFEWHRQVLLELVERLDLRNVVLVVQDWGGILGLTLPMAMPERFGGLLVMNTLLATGDTPLPQGFVDWRAMCRDKPLYGVGRLLVRGNPHLSPAECAAYDAPFPDKGYRAALRAFPERVPAALDDAGAALSRTARDFWHHQWQGRSLMVVGAQDPVLGLPTMRALQRHIRGCPEPVLLPHAGHFVQEHGEAIAARAVEYFSH, encoded by the coding sequence ATGAAAACCGCCGACGATGCGCACTGGATGCGACTGGCCCTGGCCGAGGCGCAAGCCGCAGCCAGCGCGGGCGAGGTGCCCGTGGGCGCCATCGTGGTCAAGGACGGCCAGGTCATCGCCACTGGCCGCAATGCCCCGGTGCAAGGCCACGACCCGACGGCCCATGCCGAGATCGTCGCCCTGCGTGCGGCAGCCCAGCGCTTGGGCAACTACCGGCTCGACGGCTGCAGCCTGTATGTGACGCTGGAGCCCTGCGCCATGTGCAGTGGCGCCATGCTGCACGCGCGGCTGGCGCGGGTGGTGTATGGCGCGGTGGAACCCAAGACCGGGGCGGCAGGCTCAGTGCTCAACCTGTTTGGGCATGCCGAGATCAACCACCAGACCGAGGTGCAGGGCGGGGTACTGGCCGAAGAATGTGGTGGCCTGCTGAGCCACTTTTTTGCGCAGCGCCGCCGCCAGCAACGCGCCGAGGCATTGGCCCGCCACCCCCTGCGTGACGATGCCTTGCGCACACCCGAGGAGGCTTTTGCGAACCTGCCCGGCTACCCCTGGGCTCCCCACTACCTCAGCGACCTGCCCAGTCTGGCGGGCTTGCGTCTGCACTACCTGGATGAAGGCCCGCGCGATGCCCGCCGCACCTGGCTGTGCCTGCATGGCAACCCGGCCTGGAGCTACCTCTATCGCCGCATGCTGCCGGCCTTTCTGGCTGCGGGCGACCGCGCGGTGGCACCCGACCTGATCGGCTTTGGCAAAAGCGACAAGCCCAAGAAGGAGGGGGCGCACCAGTTCGAATGGCACCGCCAGGTGCTGCTGGAGCTGGTCGAGCGGCTGGACCTGCGCAATGTCGTGCTGGTGGTGCAGGACTGGGGCGGCATCCTGGGCCTCACGCTGCCCATGGCGATGCCCGAGCGGTTTGGCGGCCTGCTGGTGATGAACACGCTGTTGGCCACGGGCGACACGCCATTGCCGCAGGGCTTTGTGGACTGGCGCGCGATGTGCCGCGACAAGCCGTTGTACGGGGTGGGGCGCCTGTTGGTACGCGGCAATCCGCACCTCAGCCCTGCTGAGTGCGCGGCCTACGATGCACCTTTCCCCGACAAGGGTTACCGTGCCGCGCTGCGGGCGTTTCCCGAACGTGTCCCCGCCGCGTTGGACGACGCCGGCGCGGCGCTATCGCGTACAGCCCGCGACTTCTGGCACCACCAGTGGCAAGGCCGCAGCCTGATGGTGGTGGGTGCGCAAGACCCGGTGCTGGGGTTGCCCACCATGCGGGCGCTGCAACGCCACATCCGTGGATGCCCCGAACCGGTGTTGCTGCCCCATGCGGGCCACTTTGTTCAGGAGCATGGCGAGGCCATTGCCGCGCGGGCTGTGGAATACTTCAGCCACTGA
- a CDS encoding oxepin-CoA hydrolase, alternative type → MPAELQSTSQGQTLILTLRNPERRNAIDPVMYAAGVEALGVAESSPDIRSVVITGSDGMFCSGGNLQRLLANRQQPPEVQAQSIEGLHNWIETIRTYPKPVIAAVEGAAAGAGFSLALACDFIVAARNAVFVMAYSNVALSPDGGASWSLAQALPRQLASEILMCGDRIGAERLHAMGLVNRVAEAGSALDTALALAEQLNARAPNALASIKELLNEAPQAQLTHHLGQERDHFVKNLHHANGGAGISAFLEKRVPRYE, encoded by the coding sequence ATGCCCGCAGAACTCCAGAGCACCAGCCAGGGGCAGACCCTGATCCTGACCCTCCGCAACCCCGAGCGGCGCAACGCCATCGACCCGGTGATGTACGCCGCCGGCGTGGAAGCGCTAGGTGTGGCCGAAAGCAGCCCCGACATCCGCAGCGTGGTCATCACCGGGTCGGACGGCATGTTCTGCTCGGGCGGCAACCTGCAGCGGCTGCTGGCCAACCGGCAACAGCCGCCCGAGGTGCAGGCGCAGAGCATCGAAGGCCTGCACAACTGGATCGAGACCATCCGCACCTATCCCAAGCCGGTAATTGCGGCCGTGGAAGGTGCTGCGGCCGGGGCCGGGTTTTCGCTGGCGTTGGCCTGCGACTTCATCGTGGCGGCGCGCAATGCCGTGTTTGTGATGGCTTACAGCAATGTGGCCCTGTCGCCCGATGGCGGCGCCAGCTGGAGCCTGGCCCAGGCGCTGCCGCGCCAGCTGGCCAGCGAAATCCTCATGTGTGGCGACCGCATCGGCGCAGAGCGCCTGCATGCAATGGGCCTGGTCAACCGCGTTGCCGAAGCAGGCAGCGCACTCGATACAGCCCTCGCGCTGGCCGAGCAGCTCAACGCCCGTGCTCCGAATGCGCTGGCCAGCATCAAGGAACTGCTGAACGAAGCCCCGCAGGCCCAGCTCACGCACCACCTGGGCCAGGAGCGCGACCACTTCGTGAAGAACCTGCACCACGCCAATGGCGGCGCAGGCATCTCTGCGTTCCTGGAAAAGCGCGTGCCCCGCTACGAGTAG
- a CDS encoding acyl-CoA dehydrogenase family protein, which yields MDFDYSPKTKELQAKLLQFMDDHIYPNESAYKDELAANTAAGKRWSALNTIENLKPKAQAAGLWNLFLPVDSAAASGYSGAGLTNQEYAPLAEIMGRVPWASEVFNCSAPDTGNMETIARYGDEANKARWLKPLLEGKIRSAFAMTEPDVASSDATNIETRIERQGDEYVINGRKWWISGAADPRCAVFITMGKTDPDAPRHSQQSMVLVPADTPGIKIIRPLNVLGYDDAPHGHVEMTFENVRVPVSNILLGEGRGFEIAQGRLGPGRIHHCMRLIGLAERALELMCKRASSRVAFGKTVAQQTVTQERIAEARCKIDMARLLTLKAAWLMDVAGNKVAKTEIAMIKVVAPSMACQVIDWAMQVHGGGGMSDDFPLAYAYAGARTLRFADGPDEVHRNAIAKWELGKYGTYGRDAAVPVTRGS from the coding sequence ATGGACTTTGACTACTCGCCCAAAACCAAGGAACTGCAGGCCAAGCTGCTCCAGTTCATGGATGACCACATCTATCCGAACGAGTCCGCCTACAAGGATGAGCTGGCCGCCAACACCGCCGCTGGCAAGCGCTGGAGCGCGCTGAACACCATCGAAAACCTCAAGCCCAAGGCCCAGGCCGCCGGGTTGTGGAACCTGTTCCTGCCCGTCGACAGCGCTGCAGCCTCGGGCTATTCGGGTGCGGGTCTCACCAACCAGGAATACGCACCGCTGGCTGAAATCATGGGCCGCGTGCCATGGGCCAGCGAGGTGTTCAACTGCTCCGCCCCCGACACCGGCAACATGGAAACCATTGCCCGCTACGGTGACGAAGCCAACAAGGCCCGCTGGCTCAAGCCACTGCTCGAAGGCAAGATCCGCTCGGCCTTCGCCATGACCGAGCCCGATGTGGCATCGAGCGACGCCACCAACATCGAAACGCGCATCGAGCGCCAGGGCGACGAGTACGTGATCAACGGCCGCAAGTGGTGGATCTCCGGCGCTGCCGACCCGCGCTGCGCCGTGTTCATCACCATGGGCAAGACTGATCCCGACGCACCACGCCACTCGCAGCAGAGCATGGTGCTGGTGCCCGCTGACACCCCCGGCATCAAGATCATCCGCCCGTTGAACGTGCTGGGCTACGACGATGCGCCGCACGGCCACGTAGAGATGACGTTCGAGAACGTGCGTGTGCCCGTCTCCAACATCCTGCTGGGCGAAGGCCGTGGCTTCGAGATCGCCCAAGGCCGCCTGGGCCCCGGACGCATCCACCACTGCATGCGCCTGATCGGCCTGGCCGAGCGTGCTTTGGAGCTGATGTGCAAGCGCGCGTCCTCGCGCGTGGCCTTCGGCAAGACCGTGGCGCAGCAGACGGTGACGCAAGAGCGCATTGCCGAGGCCCGCTGCAAGATCGACATGGCCCGCCTGCTCACCCTGAAGGCTGCCTGGCTGATGGACGTGGCCGGCAACAAGGTCGCCAAGACAGAAATCGCAATGATCAAGGTGGTGGCCCCCAGCATGGCCTGCCAGGTCATCGACTGGGCCATGCAGGTGCACGGCGGTGGCGGCATGTCTGACGACTTCCCGCTCGCCTATGCCTACGCCGGTGCGCGCACCCTGCGCTTTGCCGACGGCCCGGACGAAGTGCACCGCAACGCGATTGCCAAGTGGGAACTGGGCAAGTACGGCACCTACGGCCGCGACGCCGCCGTGCCGGTCACACGCGGTAGCTGA
- a CDS encoding penicillin acylase family protein, with amino-acid sequence MTWMKRTAVGLVVAALLAGTGAAVYVQRSFATLDGKLVVKGLRQAVQVQRDGADVTHIRAQSPQDAWFAMGYVHAQERTWQLEFNRRVMHGELSEVFGPATLETDKLMRTLDIMGTAKRQYAGLPLYAREALQAYSQGIHAFHQNRPQTLPPEFHILGVQPGGATGAVWEPEDSVGWALMMALDLGGNWGNEFARLSVAKTLDTERLWQLMPPYPGERPAASADLAALYRQLGVYRATDANASAAPSAATALADREAASAALGDGPLSRQISAGMLAWADELTRNAGTNEGKGSNNWVLAGTRTVSGKPLLANDPHLGLSAPAIWYFAGLQAPAGQASDGTPMGAIDAVGATLPGMPFVVLGRTDKVAWGFTNTGPDVQDLYLEQINPADASQYRTPEGWAPFTVRDETIRVKGQADVALKVRSTRHGPVLSDAQKSHADVLDLGKYVLALRWSALDADNQTVLAGLQTNQAKSVDALFAALSHYHSPMQNVVAADDQGNIRFKAAGRAPVRDPANDIRGVAPSPGWDARYDWKGWLPYDQTPEDNGARGWIATANQRVTAPDYPHYLTQDWALPYRYERIAQLIEATDKHDAASMQAIHRDVTSLATRKLLPYLQQSKSSHPLAAAAQEQLQGFDGVMDAGKAAPLVFAAWTDELARGLIVPRIGEARFTATYGKRDYRAALEGILERNDSWWCQPSSCAEQSAAALGRALDRLQAAYGADPAQWRWGAAHPALSVHRPFGNVPALARFFDVSEPSHGDSYTVNVGQYNAGEAKGPFVNRHAASLRAVYDLADLEQSRFIYQTGQSGLVFSPRYRDMSSTWAQTGYRALQRQPARWAHELTLAPAPTAQ; translated from the coding sequence ATGACGTGGATGAAGCGAACGGCCGTCGGGCTGGTGGTGGCGGCCTTGCTGGCTGGCACGGGGGCTGCCGTGTATGTGCAGCGCAGCTTTGCGACGCTGGATGGCAAGCTGGTGGTCAAGGGCCTGCGCCAGGCCGTGCAGGTGCAGCGCGATGGCGCCGATGTGACCCACATCCGCGCGCAGAGCCCGCAGGATGCCTGGTTTGCCATGGGCTACGTGCACGCGCAGGAGCGCACTTGGCAGCTGGAGTTCAACCGCCGCGTGATGCATGGCGAGCTGTCCGAGGTGTTCGGGCCCGCCACGCTGGAGACCGACAAGCTCATGCGCACGTTGGACATCATGGGCACGGCCAAGCGGCAGTACGCAGGCCTGCCTTTGTATGCCCGGGAGGCCCTGCAGGCATACAGCCAGGGCATCCATGCCTTTCACCAGAACCGCCCCCAGACGCTGCCGCCGGAGTTCCACATCCTGGGTGTTCAGCCCGGTGGGGCCACAGGCGCGGTGTGGGAGCCCGAGGACAGCGTGGGCTGGGCGTTGATGATGGCGCTGGACCTGGGCGGCAACTGGGGCAACGAGTTTGCGCGCCTGTCCGTTGCCAAAACGCTGGACACCGAGCGCCTGTGGCAGCTGATGCCGCCGTACCCGGGCGAGCGCCCCGCAGCCTCGGCCGACCTGGCCGCGTTGTACCGGCAACTGGGGGTGTACCGCGCCACCGATGCCAACGCTTCTGCTGCACCGTCCGCAGCTACAGCGTTGGCCGATCGGGAGGCTGCATCTGCCGCGCTGGGCGACGGGCCCCTGTCCCGCCAGATCAGTGCCGGCATGCTGGCCTGGGCCGACGAGCTGACTCGCAATGCGGGCACCAACGAGGGCAAGGGCAGCAACAACTGGGTGCTGGCAGGCACCCGCACCGTGAGTGGCAAACCGCTGCTGGCCAACGACCCGCACCTGGGCCTGTCGGCACCCGCCATCTGGTACTTTGCAGGCCTGCAGGCGCCCGCAGGCCAGGCGTCTGACGGCACCCCCATGGGCGCCATCGACGCGGTGGGCGCCACCTTGCCCGGCATGCCTTTTGTGGTGCTGGGCCGCACGGACAAAGTGGCCTGGGGCTTCACCAACACGGGCCCGGACGTGCAGGACCTGTACCTGGAGCAGATCAACCCCGCCGACGCCTCGCAGTACCGCACGCCCGAGGGCTGGGCGCCCTTCACGGTGCGTGACGAAACCATCCGTGTGAAAGGGCAGGCCGATGTCGCCCTGAAGGTGCGCAGCACGCGGCACGGCCCCGTGTTGAGCGATGCGCAGAAGTCGCATGCCGATGTGCTGGACCTTGGCAAATACGTGCTGGCGCTGCGCTGGAGCGCGCTTGATGCCGACAACCAGACGGTGCTGGCGGGCCTGCAGACCAACCAGGCGAAATCGGTGGACGCGTTGTTCGCGGCCCTGTCGCACTACCACTCGCCGATGCAGAACGTGGTGGCGGCTGATGACCAGGGCAACATCCGCTTCAAGGCCGCAGGCCGCGCGCCCGTGCGAGACCCTGCCAACGACATCCGGGGCGTGGCGCCTTCGCCGGGCTGGGACGCCCGGTACGACTGGAAGGGCTGGCTGCCGTATGACCAGACGCCGGAGGACAACGGCGCCCGGGGCTGGATAGCCACCGCCAACCAGCGGGTGACGGCGCCCGACTATCCCCACTACCTGACCCAAGACTGGGCCTTGCCTTACCGCTACGAACGCATTGCGCAGCTGATCGAGGCGACCGACAAGCACGACGCCGCAAGCATGCAGGCCATTCACCGCGATGTGACCTCACTGGCCACGCGCAAGCTGCTGCCCTACCTGCAGCAGTCCAAGTCATCGCACCCGCTGGCGGCGGCTGCGCAAGAGCAGCTCCAAGGCTTTGACGGCGTGATGGATGCGGGCAAGGCAGCGCCCCTGGTGTTTGCCGCGTGGACCGACGAGCTGGCGCGTGGCCTGATCGTGCCGCGCATCGGCGAGGCGCGGTTCACCGCCACCTATGGCAAACGCGACTACCGGGCCGCGCTGGAGGGCATTCTGGAGCGCAACGACTCCTGGTGGTGCCAGCCTTCCTCGTGCGCAGAGCAGTCGGCCGCAGCCCTGGGCCGTGCGCTCGATCGGCTGCAGGCCGCCTACGGCGCCGATCCCGCGCAATGGCGCTGGGGCGCGGCGCACCCGGCACTCAGCGTGCACCGGCCGTTCGGCAATGTGCCTGCGCTGGCCCGCTTTTTTGACGTGAGCGAACCATCGCATGGCGATTCCTACACGGTCAATGTGGGGCAATACAACGCGGGCGAAGCCAAGGGCCCGTTTGTGAACCGCCATGCCGCATCGCTGCGCGCTGTGTACGACTTGGCCGACCTGGAGCAGTCGCGCTTCATTTATCAGACCGGGCAAAGCGGTCTGGTGTTTTCGCCACGTTACCGCGACATGAGCAGTACCTGGGCGCAGACGGGCTACCGCGCGCTGCAACGCCAGCCTGCACGCTGGGCCCACGAGCTGACGCTGGCTCCCGCACCGACGGCACAGTAA